The sequence TCGGCCCCGGGCTTTCTACGGTAAAAAGCGAACTCAAAGATAATGAACGGGAATCCAAAGCTGTCTATTTGGTACAAGAGGCCGGAAAGAAAAAACCGACCTTGGAAGTTTTTGAGAAGGACGATTCCCAGCCTTCCCTTCCGTGGGTATGGGCAGGGGTGGAAAACCGCTATTTCCTGTCGGTGTTGATTCCCCAAGATTGGAAACCGGGTGCTTTGGCCACGAGCAAGGAAGTAATCGGAAAACAAAAACGCATGTGGGGGCTTTTTGGCGAAGGTGATTTGAAAGGCCCGCAATTGTCCGTTTCCGTACCGGGTGCCAATGTGGAGGCGAACTCCAAACTCGTCTATAATTCCGACTTTTATTTCGGCCCGAAAGATTACAAAGCCTTCTTGGCTTTACCGTATCACTTGGATCGCAGTATCGCTTTCGGTTTCTTCGGTGCTCTTGGTAAAATTGCCCGTAATGTGTTGGAAACTTTTTATGGTTGGACGGGCAACTATGGGGTTTCTATTATCATGTTGACGATTTTGTTGCAAGCGATTCTGTTTAAGTTTACGCTGATGCAATTAAAATCGGCCGCTCAAATGAAAAAGATTCAACCCGAAATGAAGCGTATTCAAGAAAAATATAAAGGCAACCCCGAAGCCTTAAACCGCGAAACCTTGAACCTGTATCGCAAATACGGGGTCAATCCGCTCGCGGGTTGCTTGCCGATGCTTATTCAGTTGCCTATCTTTTTGGCACTGTTCAATGCGCTTAGAACTTCGTGGTCGTTACACGGAGCCGATTTCGTATTCTGGATTACGGATTTGTCTTCCAAAGATCCGTATTATATCTTGCCCATTTTAATGGGTGCAGTGATGTTCTTTCAACAAAAAAACAATATGCCTGCCGGGACAGATCCTGCCCAGGCCGCTATGTTTAAGTATATGCCGGTGTTTTTTACCGTGCTTTTTATGAACTTCCCGTCCGGCTTGGTGTTGTATTGGTTGACCAACAGCTTGCTTACTTTCGGGATTCAAACACTTGTTAACCGCAAAATAGCGAAAGCCAACTAAAGGAGTATTTTATTATGGCACACAAAATTAAAGTAGAAGCCAAAGAAGTAGCCGATGCAATCGCAAAAGGCTTAAAAGAATTGGGTTTAAGAAGAGATCAAGTAGAAGTAACCGTCTTAAAAACGCCGAAGAAAGGTTTTTTGGGCATAGGTTCCCGCCCGGCTGTGGTAGAATTGCGCCAAAAACGCTGGAGCACGGCTGATTTAGATGCGCAAATCTATATGGACGTCCCGAAGCGCAAATCTAAACCTTCCCGCGGCGGCCGCAAAGACCGCAACTCCCGCGGCGGTCGCAGAGGGGCTCGCCGTACCTCGGATTTGGAAATCCGTATTCCTCGCGTAGAAAAAGGCCCCAAAGCCAACGAAGCGCAACTTTTGCCCAGTGAGGCTATCCAGAACGCCGTTATCCCGGAAAACTTGAAAGCCCCCATGCAAGAAGCCAAAGATCACTTGGCCAATGTGTTAAGCCACATGGGCGTAAAAGTGGAAAACTTAAACGTGTGGTGGGACGAAAAACAACAACGCATCTTACTTACTTTCGATTGCGACCACCCGGCCATTGTTATCGGTAAAGAAGGCAAAACCTTGGAGGCTATTCAATATCTGTCCACCTTGGCTATCAGCCGTCATTTTGATAAACCGATTTCCGTCATCACGGATACGCAAAACTATTGGAGAAAAGCGGAAGATAAAATCGATGCCGAAATTGCCAAAGGTATTGATGCAATTAAGCGTGGGCACAGTGTGTTCCGTTTCCGCCCCATGAGTGCCCAACTGCGCCGCTATATTCACCGCGCGGTGGAAGGCCACGAATATGTGGTAACTGCTTCGGAAGGGGAAGGCAAATGGCGTAAAGTTACCTTCCGCCCTACCGATAAAGCCACGGCTGATTTCCAAGCCGGTAAAGCCCCGGCAGATTTTGTTCCCGGTGTAATCGGTGAGGATATCCCCGAAGAAACACAGGAACAAGCCCCTGTTCAGCCCGTGGAAGAAACCCCGGTGCAACCCGTAGAAACAGCCCCCGTTGCCGACACTACCCCGGTTGCTGAAACGGCTCCCGTAGCCGAAGAAAACCCGGCGGAAACCACTGCCCCGGAAGCGGTCGCACAAATGCCTGTTGCAGTTGAAGAAACGGTGGAAGTAGTCGTGGCGCAAGAACCCGTGGAAGAAAAACAAGAATCTTCTTGCTCTTGCTGCAGCGGTTGTTGCGGTTCCTGCGGGGAAGAACCTGCCCCGGCTGAAACCCCTGTTGGAGAAGAGGTGGCGCAACCCGCACCTGAAATGCAAGCCCCCGTGGCGGAAACGCCCACTTGCGATTGCGGCCCGTTATTTGAAACTCCCGCCAACACGGAAGAAAATAAATAAACCAATTGTTTTTAAGATAAACAGGCACAGGTAAAAACTGTGCCTGTTTTTGTTTTCCAGAGTCTATAAAATACCTTTCGTTTTTCTTTGCGCGCGTGCGTACGGAAAATATCCTAAAAAAGCCCCTCAAAAATGATAAAATATATCTATGCAAACAACCATCTGCGCATTGGCAACGGGTGCGGGCGGAGCGGTGGCTTTAGTGCGCCTTTCCGGCCCGGACGCTTTGTCTATTCTTTCTAAAGTTACCCGTCGGCAAACCGCCTGGTCTCCCCGTGTGCAAACTTTTTGCACTATCTACGACGGAGAAACCGTATTGGATAAAGCCCTCGTTACCTACTTTCAAAGCCCTCACTCTTTTACCGGGGAAGATGTAGTGGAATTTGCCCTGCACGCTTCCTCTTACATCAAAGGCAGACTGTTGGAACTTTTGTGCGAAGCCGGTGCCGTGCCTGCCAAAAGGGGGGAATTTTCCCAACGGGCTTTTTTGAACGGAAAAATGGATTTGTTGGAAGCACAAGGTTTGTGCGATTTGATTGCCTCGGGTAACAAAGCCGCTCATAAATTGGCGATGGACAGTTTGGACGGAAAATTGACCGCGGAAGTGGAAAAAATCCGCACCACCCTAGCGGAACTGTTGGCCCAAATAGAAGTGCGTTTAGATGATGTTGATGAAGAAATGGTACCGCTTGCGCAAAGTTTTGTAGCAGAAGAAATAAACAAAGCCATGTGCGTAATTAAAAAATTAGCGGATACTTTTTCCGTCGGTAAATTTATTAAAGAAGGCCTCAAAGTGGCTATCGTGGGCGTGCCCAACAGCGGTAAGTCCAGTTTGCTTAATGCCCTTGTGGGCTTTGACCGTGCCATCGTGGCCGATGCGTGTGGTACCACGCGCGACACGGTGGAAGAAACCTTGGAAATCAACGGTCAAAAAATTATTTTAACCGATACGGCCGGTATTCGCGAACATGCGCTTGACCCGGCCGAACAGGAAGGTATGCGCCGCAGTATGCGTGCCATGGAGCAGGCTGATGTGGTGGTGTTTGTGTTAGATTCTTCCCGTCCGCTTACAGAGGAAGAAAATGCTTTGTGGCAGGATATCAAAGCCCAAGAAAAGCGCGTGCTTATCGTGCATAACAAAACCGATTTGTCGGCTAAAGGAAATCTTCCGCAAGGGGCGGAAAAATATCAAACTCTGCCTGTTTCGTGCAAAACGGGTGAAGGGCTTGCGGAATTAAAAAAAGCCCTCACGGCCGATGTAACCGCCGCCCAAACCGAAGGCGGGTTAATGATTTCCAATCTGCGCCATTTTGAGGCGCTCTTGCGCGCTCAAACCGAATTGGAAAGCGCACTCCTTCGCCAAGAAGACGGAGGCGAAATCGTGGCCGAGCATTTGCGCGGTGCGATTATTTACTTAAAAGATTTAATCGGCGAAGTAACCCCGGACGATGTTTTGGGGATTATCTTTTCCAAATTCTGTATGGGAAAATAGAAATGTTTGTTTGTGAAGAAAAATATGATGTGATTGTAATTGGCGGCGGGCACGCCGGTTGTGAAGCGGCACTTGCTTCAGCCAAATTGGGTGCTAAAACCCTTCTCTTAACCCAAAGCCTGGATACCGTAGCCCAAATGTCCTGCAACCCTTCTATCGGCGGAATTGCCAAAGGGCAAATCGTGCGTGAAATTGATGCCTTGGGCGGCGCCATGGGCCGCGTGACTGATTATTCTGCCTTGCACTACCATATGCTTAACACCGGCAAAGGCCCGGCGGTACACTCCCCGCGTGTCCAATGCGATAAAAAAGTTTATCAATTTACTTTCAAACATCTTTTGGAATTGCAACCCAATTTGGATATCATGCAAGACGAAGCCGTACAAATCGCCACGACCGATAACGGAGTTGGCGGCGTAAGAACTTTGCGTAATACTTTCTATCAGGCTAAAACGGTAATACTTACTTGCGGAACTTTTTTGGCGGGCAGTATCCACATCGGTACGGAGCAGTTCCGCGGCGGACGCTACAACGATATGCCCTCGGACGAACTGGCCAAAGATTTGCGCGAAGGTTTGGGCTTAAATATCTTACGCTTTAAGACGGGCACTCCCATGCGTATCA comes from Elusimicrobium sp. and encodes:
- the yidC gene encoding membrane protein insertase YidC; this encodes MNRQFLITAMFFLLVITGYNQFVALPRARAAQAAAEEQLKKTAEEASQKTSSAVLVAGAPVTKETPTEKPEELITLNLPQADITFSSKGAGIKTYLFKDIVGDVDLTPYQGPGYFATLPTVDFAEFSRTQDSITFSGDIVPGFTVSKTYRFNENGINNLTVTFENKTSKDLTLGEWNYHFGPGLSTVKSELKDNERESKAVYLVQEAGKKKPTLEVFEKDDSQPSLPWVWAGVENRYFLSVLIPQDWKPGALATSKEVIGKQKRMWGLFGEGDLKGPQLSVSVPGANVEANSKLVYNSDFYFGPKDYKAFLALPYHLDRSIAFGFFGALGKIARNVLETFYGWTGNYGVSIIMLTILLQAILFKFTLMQLKSAAQMKKIQPEMKRIQEKYKGNPEALNRETLNLYRKYGVNPLAGCLPMLIQLPIFLALFNALRTSWSLHGADFVFWITDLSSKDPYYILPILMGAVMFFQQKNNMPAGTDPAQAAMFKYMPVFFTVLFMNFPSGLVLYWLTNSLLTFGIQTLVNRKIAKAN
- a CDS encoding KH domain-containing protein, coding for MAHKIKVEAKEVADAIAKGLKELGLRRDQVEVTVLKTPKKGFLGIGSRPAVVELRQKRWSTADLDAQIYMDVPKRKSKPSRGGRKDRNSRGGRRGARRTSDLEIRIPRVEKGPKANEAQLLPSEAIQNAVIPENLKAPMQEAKDHLANVLSHMGVKVENLNVWWDEKQQRILLTFDCDHPAIVIGKEGKTLEAIQYLSTLAISRHFDKPISVITDTQNYWRKAEDKIDAEIAKGIDAIKRGHSVFRFRPMSAQLRRYIHRAVEGHEYVVTASEGEGKWRKVTFRPTDKATADFQAGKAPADFVPGVIGEDIPEETQEQAPVQPVEETPVQPVETAPVADTTPVAETAPVAEENPAETTAPEAVAQMPVAVEETVEVVVAQEPVEEKQESSCSCCSGCCGSCGEEPAPAETPVGEEVAQPAPEMQAPVAETPTCDCGPLFETPANTEENK
- the mnmE gene encoding tRNA uridine-5-carboxymethylaminomethyl(34) synthesis GTPase MnmE, which gives rise to MQTTICALATGAGGAVALVRLSGPDALSILSKVTRRQTAWSPRVQTFCTIYDGETVLDKALVTYFQSPHSFTGEDVVEFALHASSYIKGRLLELLCEAGAVPAKRGEFSQRAFLNGKMDLLEAQGLCDLIASGNKAAHKLAMDSLDGKLTAEVEKIRTTLAELLAQIEVRLDDVDEEMVPLAQSFVAEEINKAMCVIKKLADTFSVGKFIKEGLKVAIVGVPNSGKSSLLNALVGFDRAIVADACGTTRDTVEETLEINGQKIILTDTAGIREHALDPAEQEGMRRSMRAMEQADVVVFVLDSSRPLTEEENALWQDIKAQEKRVLIVHNKTDLSAKGNLPQGAEKYQTLPVSCKTGEGLAELKKALTADVTAAQTEGGLMISNLRHFEALLRAQTELESALLRQEDGGEIVAEHLRGAIIYLKDLIGEVTPDDVLGIIFSKFCMGK